The nucleotide sequence ATACCGGCCACCGGCGACTTGACCGGCACGCCGGCGTCCATCAGGGCCAGCGAGGAACCGCAGACCGAGGCCATCGACGAGGAACCGTTCGACTCGGTGATTTCCGAGACCACGCGGATGGTGTACGGGAAGGCTTCCAGCGACGGCATCACTGCCAGCACGCCGCGCTTGGCGAGGCGGCCGTGGCCGATTTCGCGACGCTTCGGGCCCATCATGCGGCCGGTCTCACCCACCGAGTACGGCGGGAAGTTGTAATGGAACAGGAAGTTGTCCTTGTACTCGCCCGAGACGGCGTCGATCACCTGGCCGTCGCGTGCGGTGCCCAGGGTGATGGCGACGATGGCCTGGGTTTCACCACGGGTGAACAGCGAGGAACCGTGGACGCGCGGCAGGATGCCGGTCTTCACGGCGATCGGGCGGACAGTGTCCAGCGCACGGCCGTCGATGCGGACCTTGGTGTCCAGCACCGAGTTGCGCATGGTGCTGTATTCCAGCTCGCCGAATTCCTTCGACAGTTCGGCCGGGTTCCAGCCGTCGGCGGCAACGCGGCCGGCCAGCGACTCGGTCACGTCCTTCTTGATCGCCGAGATGGCGTCGCGGCGCTGCAGCTTGTCGCGCACCTGGAAGGCTTCGCCCAGGCGCGGGCCGATGGCTTCCTGCAGGGCGCTGATCAGCGCGTCGTTCTTGGCCGGGGCGACCCAGGTCGACGGCTTGGTGCCGGCTTCCACGGTCAGCTCGTTGATGGCGTTGATGACCTTCTGCATTTCGCGGTGACCGAAGGTCACGGCGCCCAGCATCACGTCTTCGGACAGCAGCGCGGCTTCGGACTCGACCATCAGCACGGCGTTGGCGGTACCAGCCACGACCAGTTCCAGCTCCGAATCCTTCAGTTCGGTCACGGTCGGGTTGAGGATGTACTCACCGTTCTTGTAACCCACCTTGGCGGCGGCGATCGGACCCTTGAACGGGGTGCCGGCCAGCGACAGGGCGGCCGAAGCACCGATCAGCGCCGGGATGTCGCCGTCGATGTCCGGGTTCAGCGACATCACCGTGGCGATGATCTGAACTTCGTTCTTGTAGTCTTCCGGGAACAGCGGACGGATCGGGCGATCGATCAGGCGCGAAATCAGCGTCTCTTTTTCGGTCGCGCGGCCTTCGCGCTTGAAGAAGCCACCCGGGATGCGGCCACCGGCGTAGAACTTCTCCTGATAGTCACAGGTCAGCGGGAAGAAGTCCTGGCCCTCACGCGCGCTCTTGGCAGCCACGGCGGAGACCAGCAGCACGGTGTCGTCGAACTTGACGATGACGGCGCCACCGGCCTGACGGGCGATTTCGCCGGTTTCAAGCGTGACGGTGTGCTTGCCGTACTGGAAGGTTTTGGTGATTTTTGCCACGGGGGATGTCCTTGGGATGATGCTGTCTTCGAATGGACCGCAGGCGACCCTTGCCGCCGACGGGTGACCGGTAGTCCGGTCCAAGCGATGTATTCGGTACTGCCAAAAC is from Stenotrophomonas bentonitica and encodes:
- the pnp gene encoding polyribonucleotide nucleotidyltransferase: MAKITKTFQYGKHTVTLETGEIARQAGGAVIVKFDDTVLLVSAVAAKSAREGQDFFPLTCDYQEKFYAGGRIPGGFFKREGRATEKETLISRLIDRPIRPLFPEDYKNEVQIIATVMSLNPDIDGDIPALIGASAALSLAGTPFKGPIAAAKVGYKNGEYILNPTVTELKDSELELVVAGTANAVLMVESEAALLSEDVMLGAVTFGHREMQKVINAINELTVEAGTKPSTWVAPAKNDALISALQEAIGPRLGEAFQVRDKLQRRDAISAIKKDVTESLAGRVAADGWNPAELSKEFGELEYSTMRNSVLDTKVRIDGRALDTVRPIAVKTGILPRVHGSSLFTRGETQAIVAITLGTARDGQVIDAVSGEYKDNFLFHYNFPPYSVGETGRMMGPKRREIGHGRLAKRGVLAVMPSLEAFPYTIRVVSEITESNGSSSMASVCGSSLALMDAGVPVKSPVAGIAMGLVKEGERFVVLSDILGDEDHLGDMDFKVAGTAEGISALQMDIKIEGITEEIMKQALQQAKAGRLHILGEMAHGLTAPREELSDYAPRLLTIKIHPDKIREVIGKGGSTIQAITKETGTQIDIQDDGTIVIASVNAIAAQAAKARIEQITSDVEPGRIYEGKVAKIMDFGAFVTILPGKDGLVHVSQISSERVEKVGDKLKEGDVVKVKVLEVDKQGRIRLSMKAVEEGEGASAE